AAACCATCAGGCCAATTAATGCATAGGAGAGCAATGCGCCCCCTGGGCCTGCTTGCGATACGGTTGCCCCTGAAGCAACAAACAAACCTGTACCAATAGATCCGCCGATAGCAATCATGGCCAGATGCCGCGATTTAAGCTCTCGTCGCAAACGCTGTGCGCCTTGCGGCACTTGGGTTTTAGTATTTTGCTGAGTCATTATTACCCTAATCCACCCTTAAAAAATAAGGCGGGATTGTAACAAATCCCACCGACTCGGATAGTAACAATGCGCTGATATAAGATACCTTCATGATCCCAGCGCTATTATTAGCAAAAGCGCAATTGCCAGCAAAAATAGTTTTCCGCAGGTTTTATCTGCCGCAATAACCCACAGCATTGGTGTAAAACACCTGAAATCCAGCGCGCTACACGTATCACTCGTTTTCGGTTTACCCACACAGTTCAATTGTCTTCTTGGCAATAACTCAGGAACCGCTGTAAGGCATTAGAGATGTGTTTTTGCCGATGATGAATCAAATACAAAGTACGAACCAATGTGGGTAATGGGATTTTCAGTTCAACCAGTTCCCCACTCGCCAGTTGATCGGCAATCACCCTTCTCGACAGACAACTAATGCCCATGCCATAGCGCACTGCGCGCTTAATGGCTTCCGAATTGCCCAACTCCATGACCAATTTAAAGTGCGGCAATTTTGCCAATAGCAGATGATCCAACACCTCCCGCGTACCCGATCCGCGTTCACGTAGGATCCAATCCGCGCCAGCGAGTGCATCAAGTGTGAGCATTTTATGGCAGAGCGGGTTATCAGGCGCGGCAAAAACCACTAATTCATCTTGCAACCATGCCTGTGTCTTCAACTCCGGCATATGGCAAGGCCCTTCAATCAGCCCCATATCATCGCGAAAATCAGCCACCGCCTCGATGACGTCCTGACTGTTACCAATATTCAGTTCGAGCGGCGTACCAGGAAAATCGCGCCGATATTTGGCAATCATGCCCGGTAACATATAGTTGCCGATAGTGCTACTGGCTGCAATACGCAGCGCACCCAAGTCATTCAGGAAAAGTTGTTCTATTTCAATCGTTTGATCAATTAACGCCAAGGCTTTGGGATAGAGCAAACGCCCATGTTCATTAGTGACTAAGCGCTTACCGACCCTATCAAACAGTTGCACCCCTAATTGCCCTTCCAAATCCGCCAACGCAGCGCTGACTGCAGATTGTGAAAGCGCGAGCACAACCGAGGCTTGGGTCGTCGAGCCGCTTTTCAGCACCTCAGTAAAGACTTCAAGTTGACGTAAGGTTATGTGCATAACGGTCTCTGTAGTAAAAAATGAAGGACGCTATCATGACTTTACTGGTCAGTTGCAGGATGCAACTGAACTCATATATCCGTTGCAAATACAATAACTGACAGAAAAGAAAATAGCCTCAATGACCGTATAAGATTAACACCTTTGAGCAAAAGCGGGAGGTCATAGGGAAATGAAATTAAGTGTGAAGCAGCCTATTCGTTTTCATTTGATTGAAAGAAGATATAATATACAAAAGCAGCGAATGCACTGATAACTATGTTTACAATCAACCATATAACTAACAGATAAGCGAAAGTTTGGGATAAAGGGATACCGCGTTCAACCTTAAACGGATTAAAATGCGGCAAAGAAGCAATATTAAAAGGCGTCAAATTAAATGACATAAAAAAATAAGCCATCAAATAAGGTGGGATAAGCAAATAAATAAATGCAGTAATCGTCAATATCACCCACAACGACTTTTCATGTTTTACTTTTTTCATATCAAGAATCCCTCTTTATAGGGTGACAGGTGCCATCATCCGTTACACATTTCCATTGTGATAAACTTAATCAGTTTCATCCTTATCATGCGGCCTGCATGACTTCCCTCCCTTACCACTTATATCGATTGATTATAAATATATAATGAATTTATCTATTATTGCCAAAGTCGTTAAACTATGCGCAATCTTCACAGGCAATAGGATATCAACATGGCAACGTCTCATACTAAAGAACTCCCTCGACCACAACAGTTCACCCTGCCCCGCTACCTTCCGGGCTTGGTGTTAACCGGTGTGATTACTGGGTTGGCACTGACAGTGGGTGATATGCCGTGGTTTATCAATATGGGTTTGGGTGCGCTGACATTGGCCATTATCTTCGGCATTATCGTTGGCAATACTTTGTACCCTTGGGTACAACCCGTTTGCTCGGATGGCGTCTTACTGGCCAAACAACATTTGCTCCGGTTAGGGATCATTTTGTACGGTTTCCGACTCACCTTTCAGCAAGTGGCGGATGTCGGTGCCACAGGTATTATGATTGATATTTTAACATTAAGTTCCACCTTTATCTTAGCCTGTTGGCTAGGTAAACGTGTCTTTGGTTTGGATCAGCAAACCGTGATGTTAATTGGTGCTGGCAGTAGTATTTGCGGTGCCGCCGCCATTATGGCCACAGAACCAGTACTGAAAGCCGACGCCAGCAAAGTCGCCGTGGCCGTCGCAACCGTGGTGATTTTCGGGACATTAGCCATTTTTGTCTACCCATGGCTGTATCAGTTAAACCTGCATTATCAATGGCTGCCGTTTGGTCAGGAAACCTTCGGTATCTTTGCCGGCTCGACAATTCATGAAGTGGCACAAGTGGTCGCTGCGGGTCATGCCATTGGCCCTGATGCTGAAAATGCTGCGGTCATTACTAAAATGATCCGCGTGATGATGCTAGCACCTTTCTTGCTGTTGCTTTCCGCTTATTTGGGCCGTAGCCGCGTGAAAAGCAATGCAACAAAACGAGAAAAAAGTGCCATCACCATTCCTTGGTTTGCGGTGGTATTTATTCTGGTCGCTGGGTTTAACTCACTGAATCTGCTGCCTGCTGCATGGGTGAGCCATTTAATTACGCTTGATACCATTTTATTGGCCATGGCAATGGTCGCATTAGGGCTCACCACGCATATCGGCTCTATTCGTCAGGCTGGGGTTAAGCCGATATTACTCGCACTGCTGCTATTTATCTGGTTGTTGGTGGGCGGTACAGGAATCAACTTAGTGGTACAACATTTTGCAGCATAGCCAGATGACGGTACAAATTAATGGCTGCATAGAATAAATCAATCAAGGGTCGCACCAGCGGCCCTTTTCTTTTCCTACCCTTTCCACCATTCAATCATGTCGCTATCAATGCCATAATGATTCGGTCATCAGAGGAGAATGGAATGAAATTTGTCGGAGCACACGTTAGTGCCGCGGGGGGAGTCGATCAGGCGGTAATTCGAGCGCATGAGATCAAGGCAACCGCCTTTGCCTTGTTTACCAAGAATCAGCGCCAATGGCACGCAGCCCCGTTGACAGAAAGTGTCATAGAGAAGTTTAAGCAAGCTTGTGAGCAATATGGCTACACATCGGCTCAAATTTTGCCTCACGACAGCTATCTGATTAACTTGGGTCATCCGGTCACTGAAGCGCTAGAGAAATCTCGTGAAGCCTTTATTGATGAAATGCTCCGCTGCCAACAACTGGGGTTGTCATTACTGAACTTCCACCCCGGCAGCCATTTACTGCAAATCGATGTGGATAAGTGTTTAGCGCGGATTGCCGAATCAATCAATATCGCATTAGATGCCAGTGAAGGTGTCACGGCGGTGATCGAAAATACTGCCGGCCAAGGGAGTAATCTGGGCTTTAAGTTTGAACATCTGGCCGCCATCATTGACGGCGTGGAAGATAAAAGCCGTGTCGGCGTGTGTATTGATACCTGCCACGCTTTCGCTGCTGGCTATGATTTGCGTACTGAGGCCGATTGCGAGCACACCTTCAAGCAGCTCGGTGAAATTGTCGGTTTCCAGTATTTACGCGGTATGCATCTCAATGATGCGAAAAGTGAATTTAATAGCCGAGTGGATCGCCATCACAGCCTCGGTGAAGGGAATATCGGTAAAACCGTGTTCAGCTATATTATGCGCGATGCGCGTTTCGATAATATCCCGCTCATCCTAGAAACCGTCAATCCAGATATCTGGGCCGAAGAAATTGCTTGGTTGAAGTCGCAGACGGAATAGAAGTCACAAGCAGAATAAGAAGCGCCCCATTAAAAAAACCGGCACTTGAGGCCGGTTTTTTATTTTTACACTAATCGATCCCTGTTTAAAAAATCGAGTCATGCATAACAAATCAAATCAGTATTACGCCGCTTTAGCCACGACCGCATCAGGACGTTTCAGCATCGCGTAAGCACCGCCTGCTAATACTGTTCCGGCGATGATAGCCACCAGATATAACAGCACAGGATGAATCGCCCCTGGGATAAGCAGCACGAACAAGCCGCCATGAGGTGCCATCAGTTGCGCACCGAATGCCATGGAGAGTGCGCCAGTCAGTGCGCCACCCGCGATACAGCACGGCAAGACACGCATTGGGTCACGAGCGGCAAAAGGAATCGCCCCTTCAGAGATAAAGCATAAGCCCAGAACCAGCGCCGCTTTGCCCCCTTCTTGCTCACCTTTATCGAACTTGTGACGGGCCAATAATGTTGCCAGACCCATTGCCAGCGGTGGAACCATCCCCGCCGCCATGATGGCCGCCATTGGTGCATAAACCGAAGAACTCAGCAGCGCCACACCAAAAGCATAGGCCGCTTTGTTAACTGGCCCACCCATGTCAGTACACATCATCGCACCGAGGATTGCGCCCAACAGTACCGCATTTGCGGTGCCCATAGATTGCAGCCAATTCGTCAGGCCAGTCATGATTTTTGCCACCGGCGTACCGACCACATAAATCATCACCAAACCCACAATTAAGCTCGCAACCAGCGGAATAATCAGTATCGGTTTGAGTGCTTCCATACTTTGCGGTAATTGCAGCTTAGTGCTGATGGCTTTCGCAACATAACCCGCGAGGAAACCGGCAATGATACCGCCAAGGAAACCCGCACCGGTGCTGACCGCTAACATACCGCCAATTAACCCTGGCGTTAAACCTGGGCGGTCGGCAATAGAGAACGCAATAAAGCCGGCCAACACAGGCACCATCAGAGCAAAGGCAGAACCGCCGCCGATTTGCATCAAGGCCGCAGCCAATGTGCCTTTGACTTCAAACGCTTTGATACCGAATACGAAGGAGAGTGCGATACACAAGCCCCCCGCAACCACCATCGGTAACATGTAAGAAACACCGGTCAACAGGTGACGATATGGGCCGCCAGTTTCTGTTTTCTTGGTGCCAGTCCCCGCGCTGCTGCCTGTTTTTGGCTGATACACTTCAGCTTCCACCAGTGCCTTGTCTAATTCCTGCACGGTTTTCTTCAATGCCAGACCAGTCGTCGTGCGGTACATTGGCTTGCCAGCAAACTTATCGAGATCCACTTCGATATCAGCCGCCACG
The window above is part of the Yersinia massiliensis genome. Proteins encoded here:
- the yieE gene encoding DNA-binding transcriptional regulator YeiE, with translation MHITLRQLEVFTEVLKSGSTTQASVVLALSQSAVSAALADLEGQLGVQLFDRVGKRLVTNEHGRLLYPKALALIDQTIEIEQLFLNDLGALRIAASSTIGNYMLPGMIAKYRRDFPGTPLELNIGNSQDVIEAVADFRDDMGLIEGPCHMPELKTQAWLQDELVVFAAPDNPLCHKMLTLDALAGADWILRERGSGTREVLDHLLLAKLPHFKLVMELGNSEAIKRAVRYGMGISCLSRRVIADQLASGELVELKIPLPTLVRTLYLIHHRQKHISNALQRFLSYCQEDN
- a CDS encoding YeiH family protein, whose protein sequence is MATSHTKELPRPQQFTLPRYLPGLVLTGVITGLALTVGDMPWFINMGLGALTLAIIFGIIVGNTLYPWVQPVCSDGVLLAKQHLLRLGIILYGFRLTFQQVADVGATGIMIDILTLSSTFILACWLGKRVFGLDQQTVMLIGAGSSICGAAAIMATEPVLKADASKVAVAVATVVIFGTLAIFVYPWLYQLNLHYQWLPFGQETFGIFAGSTIHEVAQVVAAGHAIGPDAENAAVITKMIRVMMLAPFLLLLSAYLGRSRVKSNATKREKSAITIPWFAVVFILVAGFNSLNLLPAAWVSHLITLDTILLAMAMVALGLTTHIGSIRQAGVKPILLALLLFIWLLVGGTGINLVVQHFAA
- the nfo gene encoding deoxyribonuclease IV, producing MKFVGAHVSAAGGVDQAVIRAHEIKATAFALFTKNQRQWHAAPLTESVIEKFKQACEQYGYTSAQILPHDSYLINLGHPVTEALEKSREAFIDEMLRCQQLGLSLLNFHPGSHLLQIDVDKCLARIAESINIALDASEGVTAVIENTAGQGSNLGFKFEHLAAIIDGVEDKSRVGVCIDTCHAFAAGYDLRTEADCEHTFKQLGEIVGFQYLRGMHLNDAKSEFNSRVDRHHSLGEGNIGKTVFSYIMRDARFDNIPLILETVNPDIWAEEIAWLKSQTE
- the fruA gene encoding PTS fructose transporter subunit IIBC codes for the protein MKTLLIIDSSLGQARGHLATLMLGAAAAKAGLSWVENAADAELVIVAGQSVPADSALNGKKLYLGDVEKAVRDPDAFLAQAIAQAKPYQAAVTASAPVAAAQGPKRIVAITACPTGVAHTFMAAEAIESEAKKRGWWVKVETRGSVGAGNAITPEEVAAADLVIVAADIEVDLDKFAGKPMYRTTTGLALKKTVQELDKALVEAEVYQPKTGSSAGTGTKKTETGGPYRHLLTGVSYMLPMVVAGGLCIALSFVFGIKAFEVKGTLAAALMQIGGGSAFALMVPVLAGFIAFSIADRPGLTPGLIGGMLAVSTGAGFLGGIIAGFLAGYVAKAISTKLQLPQSMEALKPILIIPLVASLIVGLVMIYVVGTPVAKIMTGLTNWLQSMGTANAVLLGAILGAMMCTDMGGPVNKAAYAFGVALLSSSVYAPMAAIMAAGMVPPLAMGLATLLARHKFDKGEQEGGKAALVLGLCFISEGAIPFAARDPMRVLPCCIAGGALTGALSMAFGAQLMAPHGGLFVLLIPGAIHPVLLYLVAIIAGTVLAGGAYAMLKRPDAVVAKAA